In Flavobacterium cerinum, one genomic interval encodes:
- the dapA gene encoding 4-hydroxy-tetrahydrodipicolinate synthase has product MQSLIGTGVALVTPFKKDFSVDTEALSRIVNHVVEGGVEYLVVLGTTGESATLSQDEKELVIQTVIDANKGRLPLVLGVGGNNTHKVTEELKTRDLSAFQAILSVSPYYNKPTQEGIYQHFKAVAEASPIPVILYNVPGRTASNMLPSTVIRLANDFKNIIGIKEAAGDIVQAMKLIQHKPEGFLVISGDDMVTLPMVLAGGSGVISVIGEGFPKEFSEMVRLGLQRKVDEAYRLHYLLADSIDMIFEQGNPAGIKAVFKSLGLSEDTVRLPLVNVNEDLAKRIDEFVKKIVN; this is encoded by the coding sequence ATGCAGTCATTAATCGGAACCGGTGTTGCACTTGTTACACCATTTAAAAAAGACTTTTCGGTAGATACCGAAGCATTATCAAGAATTGTAAACCACGTTGTGGAAGGCGGTGTGGAATATTTGGTCGTGTTGGGAACAACAGGTGAATCAGCAACATTGAGCCAGGATGAAAAAGAACTGGTGATTCAAACTGTTATTGATGCTAATAAAGGACGTTTGCCTTTAGTATTAGGTGTAGGTGGAAATAATACGCATAAAGTAACTGAAGAGTTGAAAACACGTGATTTGTCAGCATTTCAGGCGATTCTTTCCGTATCGCCGTATTATAATAAACCGACTCAGGAAGGAATTTATCAGCATTTTAAAGCGGTGGCAGAAGCTTCTCCGATACCGGTTATTCTATATAACGTTCCGGGAAGAACAGCGAGTAATATGTTGCCGTCAACGGTAATCCGACTGGCGAATGATTTTAAAAATATTATCGGAATTAAAGAAGCTGCCGGTGATATCGTTCAGGCAATGAAATTGATTCAGCATAAACCGGAAGGATTTTTAGTTATTTCCGGAGATGATATGGTGACATTACCAATGGTTCTGGCCGGTGGTTCCGGAGTGATTTCGGTGATAGGAGAAGGGTTCCCGAAAGAATTTTCAGAAATGGTTCGTTTAGGATTGCAACGTAAGGTAGATGAAGCTTATCGTTTACATTACTTGTTGGCTGACAGTATTGATATGATTTTTGAGCAGGGTAATCCGGCCGGAATCAAAGCCGTGTTTAAATCACTGGGATTGTCGGAAGATACAGTGCGTTTGCCATTGGTAAATGTTAACGAAGATTTAGCAAAACGCATTGATGAATTTGTAAAGAAAATAGTAAATTAG
- a CDS encoding DUF6913 domain-containing protein — protein MFLKTIKDFSLKKIIKKRLPNYKLTATAEKIQTIGLLLDESYFSAQDNLINELIAQGIPEKNIKILIYKDTIKKKEVFDYPFFSRKDITMSGELAKKEVADFCETPFDMLIGYYDVEKAPLMWVTMLSKARFKVGFSTADKRLYHFMIATVAEKYQEFVSELFRYLKILNKI, from the coding sequence ATGTTTTTAAAAACAATAAAGGATTTTTCCCTAAAAAAAATCATTAAAAAAAGATTACCTAACTATAAACTTACCGCTACAGCAGAGAAAATTCAAACAATTGGTTTGTTGTTAGATGAGAGTTATTTTTCGGCGCAGGACAATCTGATTAACGAATTGATCGCACAGGGAATTCCGGAAAAAAACATCAAAATTTTAATTTATAAAGATACGATCAAGAAAAAAGAGGTATTTGATTACCCGTTTTTTAGTAGAAAAGATATCACAATGAGTGGAGAATTGGCTAAAAAAGAGGTTGCCGATTTTTGTGAAACGCCTTTCGATATGCTGATCGGATATTATGATGTGGAAAAAGCACCGCTGATGTGGGTGACAATGTTGTCAAAAGCCCGTTTTAAAGTCGGATTTTCTACGGCAGATAAAAGATTGTACCATTTTATGATTGCTACAGTCGCTGAAAAGTATCAGGAATTTGTATCGGAATTGTTCCGCTATCTGAAAATTTTAAATAAAATATAA
- a CDS encoding 5'-nucleotidase C-terminal domain-containing protein, whose translation MTKLRKYNRILTSIIALSGIFLSVSCTTQKYTNTKIEGKQIGVTNAYPDVKSIEDYVAPYRDHINKDLDHVLAYAPETLDKSKGTWQTTIGNLLADATIEMGNPLFQSREKKNIDICLLNHGGIRAILPKGDVTTRTAYEIMPFENSLIIVELKGAQIREMAEYILKEKKPHPLSGLKIVADKDNLNIKSLSANGKPVQENQIYNVATSDYLSNGGDSMNFFKKGIKSYDMDYKLRNLLIDYFKKVDTIPVITTERIILE comes from the coding sequence ATGACAAAATTAAGAAAGTATAACCGTATTTTAACTTCAATTATTGCCCTCTCGGGTATTTTTTTATCCGTTTCCTGTACCACTCAAAAGTACACAAACACCAAAATTGAAGGAAAACAAATCGGTGTCACAAATGCGTACCCGGATGTTAAATCTATCGAAGATTATGTAGCCCCTTACCGCGACCACATCAACAAAGATCTGGATCATGTATTAGCTTACGCGCCTGAAACTTTAGACAAGAGCAAAGGCACCTGGCAAACTACTATCGGAAATCTTTTGGCCGATGCTACAATTGAAATGGGCAATCCGCTTTTTCAATCCCGCGAGAAAAAGAACATCGACATCTGCTTACTAAATCACGGCGGAATCCGTGCTATTTTACCGAAAGGAGATGTTACCACCCGTACCGCTTACGAAATCATGCCGTTTGAAAACAGTTTGATCATTGTTGAATTAAAAGGCGCTCAGATTCGGGAAATGGCAGAATACATCCTAAAAGAGAAAAAACCACATCCGTTATCCGGTTTAAAAATTGTGGCCGACAAAGACAATTTAAACATTAAATCGTTAAGTGCTAACGGAAAACCCGTTCAGGAAAACCAGATTTACAATGTAGCTACTTCCGATTATCTTTCCAATGGCGGTGATAGTATGAATTTCTTTAAAAAAGGAATTAAATCCTACGACATGGATTATAAACTTCGGAATTTATTGATTGACTATTTCAAAAAAGTCGACACTATCCCTGTTATAACAACCGAACGAATTATCCTGGAATAA
- a CDS encoding metallophosphoesterase encodes MKRREFLKGTLASSALVTVGGLSLSSFTNAPDIKKLTILHTNDVHSHIDPFPATDPKNPNMGGVARRASLIQEIRKENPNVLLLDAGDIFQGTPYFNYYGGELEFKLMSMLQYDLATMGNHDFDNGIDGFYAQLPHAKFDFVSANYDFKNTVLDGIVKPYKIFVKDGIKIGVFGLGVELQGLVDKKLYKETVYNDPVETANEMTRILKHEQKCDLVICLSHIGFKYNNEPERICDVLLARRTKDIDLIIGGHTHTFLTKPVIEKNRDGKEVLINQVGCYGINLGRIDFYFDADKTKSHSGKSIVV; translated from the coding sequence ATGAAAAGAAGAGAATTTTTAAAAGGTACATTAGCCAGTTCAGCTTTAGTTACAGTAGGCGGCCTTTCATTGAGTAGTTTTACCAATGCACCGGATATCAAAAAATTAACCATTCTGCATACTAACGACGTTCACAGTCATATTGATCCGTTTCCTGCAACTGATCCGAAAAACCCGAATATGGGTGGCGTTGCGCGTCGTGCCAGTCTGATCCAGGAAATCCGAAAAGAGAATCCGAATGTACTGCTTTTGGATGCCGGTGATATTTTCCAGGGAACTCCTTATTTTAATTATTACGGAGGTGAATTGGAATTCAAACTGATGAGTATGCTGCAATACGATTTAGCCACTATGGGAAATCACGATTTTGACAACGGAATCGATGGTTTTTATGCGCAATTACCGCATGCTAAATTTGATTTTGTTTCAGCCAATTACGATTTTAAAAACACGGTATTGGACGGAATTGTAAAACCGTATAAAATATTTGTAAAAGACGGCATCAAAATAGGTGTTTTCGGTTTAGGAGTCGAGCTTCAGGGATTAGTTGACAAAAAGCTTTACAAAGAAACCGTTTATAACGATCCGGTGGAAACCGCAAACGAAATGACCCGTATTCTGAAACACGAACAAAAATGTGATTTGGTTATCTGTTTATCGCATATCGGATTTAAATACAACAACGAGCCGGAACGTATTTGTGATGTTCTTCTAGCCCGAAGAACCAAAGATATCGATTTGATCATTGGAGGACATACCCATACATTCTTAACCAAACCGGTAATCGAAAAAAACCGGGACGGAAAAGAAGTTTTAATCAATCAAGTGGGTTGCTATGGCATTAATCTGGGGCGTATTGACTTTTATTTCGATGCCGACAAAACAAAATCACACTCCGGAAAAAGTATTGTTGTATAA
- the ligA gene encoding NAD-dependent DNA ligase LigA: MDILQTIQTLREELNQHNYNYYVLDNPTISDYEFDLKLKELQELESKHPEYFDEDSPTQRVGGTITKNFETVFHEYRMYSLDNSYSKEDLLDWEKRAQKILGDVALEYTCELKYDGASITISYENGKLKRAVTRGDGFQGDDVTNNIKTIKAVPISLKGDFPPKFDIRGEIILPFAGFEKMNQELIEIGETPYSNPRNTASGSLKLQDSAEVAKRPLDCLLYAIVGQQLPFQSQFEGLEKARNWGFKVPKQAHLARNMEEVFEFIDHWDVHRHELPYETDGVVIKVNSLQYQDELGYTAKSPRWAIAYKFKAEQVSTRLLSIAYQVGRTGAITPVANLEPVQLAGTIVKRASLHNADQIEKLDIRIGDTVFVEKGGEIIPKIIAVDLENRQEDSQKTVYITHCPECQTELVRKEGEAQHYCPNFYGCPPQIIGRIQHYISRKAMDIEGLGGETVALLYNNGLVLDYADLYELKKEQVVPLERMAEKSADNLIKGIEKSKEIPFERVLFALGIRYVGETVAKKLAKHYKTIDAIAQANLTDLVLVDEIGEKIAQSVVEFFANDSNKVIIERLKTFGVQLEMGAHHDTAVSDLLSGKTFVVSGVFEKFSRDDLKKAIEDNGGKLGSSISKKTDYVVAGANMGPSKLEKASQLNIPIISEDDFLIMIQ, translated from the coding sequence ATGGATATTTTACAGACAATTCAGACGCTGAGAGAAGAGTTGAATCAACATAATTATAATTATTATGTTTTGGATAATCCAACCATTTCAGATTATGAATTTGATTTGAAATTGAAAGAGTTACAGGAACTTGAAAGCAAGCATCCGGAATATTTTGATGAAGATTCACCGACACAAAGGGTCGGAGGAACAATAACGAAGAATTTTGAAACGGTGTTTCATGAATACAGAATGTATTCGCTTGATAACTCATATTCCAAAGAAGATTTATTAGATTGGGAAAAAAGAGCCCAGAAAATATTGGGCGATGTGGCATTGGAGTATACCTGTGAGTTAAAATACGATGGTGCTTCCATTACGATTTCTTATGAAAACGGAAAGTTAAAACGAGCAGTAACTCGGGGAGATGGTTTTCAAGGGGATGATGTGACTAATAATATCAAAACAATTAAAGCCGTTCCGATTAGTTTGAAAGGCGATTTTCCGCCAAAGTTCGACATTCGGGGTGAAATTATTTTACCTTTTGCCGGCTTTGAAAAAATGAATCAGGAGTTGATCGAAATCGGTGAAACACCGTATTCAAATCCGAGAAATACAGCTTCCGGAAGCTTAAAACTACAAGATAGCGCGGAAGTCGCTAAAAGACCGTTGGATTGTTTGTTATATGCAATAGTGGGGCAACAACTACCGTTTCAGTCGCAGTTTGAAGGTTTGGAAAAAGCGAGAAACTGGGGTTTTAAAGTACCCAAACAGGCACATCTGGCCCGGAATATGGAGGAGGTTTTTGAATTTATTGATCATTGGGATGTGCACCGTCATGAGTTACCCTATGAAACCGATGGTGTCGTGATAAAAGTAAATAGCCTGCAATACCAGGATGAATTGGGGTATACTGCTAAATCACCACGTTGGGCGATTGCTTATAAATTTAAAGCAGAGCAGGTGTCGACTCGTTTACTGTCGATTGCTTATCAGGTCGGACGAACCGGAGCGATTACGCCCGTAGCAAATTTGGAACCGGTTCAATTAGCCGGAACAATTGTAAAACGAGCTTCCTTACATAACGCTGATCAGATTGAAAAACTGGATATCCGTATCGGCGACACGGTTTTTGTGGAAAAAGGAGGTGAAATTATTCCGAAAATTATTGCTGTTGATCTCGAAAACAGACAGGAAGATTCTCAAAAAACGGTTTATATAACGCATTGTCCGGAATGTCAGACCGAATTGGTTCGAAAAGAAGGTGAAGCGCAACATTATTGTCCGAATTTCTACGGATGTCCGCCGCAGATTATCGGACGTATTCAACATTATATTTCGCGTAAAGCAATGGATATTGAAGGTTTAGGTGGTGAAACCGTTGCTTTGCTATATAATAACGGACTGGTTCTGGATTATGCCGATTTGTATGAACTGAAAAAAGAACAGGTAGTTCCGTTGGAAAGAATGGCGGAAAAATCAGCAGACAATCTGATAAAAGGAATTGAAAAATCGAAAGAAATACCGTTTGAACGCGTGTTGTTTGCGCTTGGTATCCGCTATGTAGGGGAAACGGTTGCTAAAAAACTGGCGAAACATTATAAAACGATTGATGCTATTGCGCAGGCGAATTTGACAGATTTGGTATTGGTTGATGAAATCGGAGAAAAAATTGCACAAAGTGTTGTTGAATTCTTTGCCAATGATTCGAATAAAGTTATTATCGAACGGCTGAAAACTTTTGGTGTGCAACTTGAGATGGGAGCACATCATGATACGGCTGTGTCTGATTTGTTATCCGGAAAAACCTTTGTCGTATCCGGTGTTTTTGAGAAATTTTCGAGAGATGATTTAAAAAAAGCAATTGAAGATAACGGAGGAAAGCTAGGAAGTTCAATTTCTAAAAAAACGGATTATGTTGTAGCGGGTGCCAATATGGGACCGTCGAAATTAGAAAAAGCCAGTCAGTTAAATATTCCGATTATTTCAGAAGATGATTTTCTGATAATGATTCAGTAA
- a CDS encoding DUF6495 family protein, whose translation MRYTRLTKEQLEELHPEFINFLATQSVDKTEWDKIKTENPEVAEQEIDVFSDLIWEGVLSNAKYLEHYSKHHIFLFHCSDIHMQTIVIHSLVTDVDFLSKEGLEWLSDNLFTDNVEIQRGQKVFVDERNDEIFGLIKQGAILCEGDLYRQMENILE comes from the coding sequence ATGAGATATACCCGATTAACAAAAGAACAACTGGAAGAACTACATCCGGAATTTATTAACTTTCTGGCAACTCAGTCGGTCGATAAAACCGAATGGGATAAAATTAAAACAGAAAACCCGGAAGTGGCCGAACAGGAAATTGATGTTTTCTCGGATTTGATCTGGGAAGGTGTACTGTCTAATGCTAAATACCTGGAACATTACTCAAAGCATCATATCTTCCTGTTTCATTGCAGTGATATTCATATGCAAACCATTGTGATTCATTCGTTAGTAACAGATGTGGATTTTCTGTCGAAAGAAGGTTTGGAATGGTTGAGTGATAACTTGTTCACCGATAATGTTGAAATCCAAAGAGGACAAAAAGTATTTGTTGATGAACGAAACGATGAAATATTCGGCTTGATTAAACAAGGAGCTATTCTTTGTGAAGGTGATTTATACCGACAAATGGAAAATATCCTCGAATAA
- the rplI gene encoding 50S ribosomal protein L9, translating into MELILKQDVQNLGFKDDVVSVKPGYGRNFLIPQGFAILATPSAKKVLAENLKQKAHKEAKIVADARSLAEAIKALEIKITAKAGGEKLFGSVTSADIAEVLEKNGHAIDKKFITSGIVKRTGKYNASVRLHRDVIVELAYEIIAEKA; encoded by the coding sequence ATGGAACTTATATTAAAACAAGACGTACAGAATTTAGGTTTTAAAGACGATGTAGTATCTGTTAAGCCAGGTTACGGTCGTAACTTTTTAATTCCTCAGGGATTTGCTATTTTAGCAACTCCGTCAGCTAAAAAAGTATTAGCTGAAAACTTAAAACAAAAAGCACACAAAGAAGCTAAAATCGTTGCTGATGCTAGAAGTTTGGCTGAAGCAATCAAAGCTTTAGAGATTAAAATCACAGCTAAAGCTGGTGGTGAAAAATTATTCGGATCAGTTACTAGTGCTGATATCGCTGAAGTTTTAGAGAAAAACGGTCATGCAATCGATAAAAAATTCATCACTTCAGGTATCGTAAAACGTACAGGAAAATACAATGCTTCCGTTCGTTTACACCGTGATGTAATCGTTGAATTAGCATACGAAATTATCGCTGAAAAAGCATAA
- the rpsR gene encoding 30S ribosomal protein S18 gives MSSIEQSAKGKKDGDIRYLTPLNIETNKTKKYCRFKKSGIKYVDYKDPDFLLKFVNEQGKILPRRLTGTSLKYQRKVSVAVKRARHLALMPYVADLLK, from the coding sequence ATGTCAAGTATTGAGCAATCTGCAAAAGGAAAAAAAGACGGGGATATCAGATATCTTACGCCTTTGAATATAGAAACTAACAAAACTAAAAAGTATTGTCGTTTCAAAAAATCCGGAATCAAATATGTTGATTATAAAGATCCGGACTTCTTATTAAAATTCGTTAATGAGCAAGGTAAAATCCTTCCTCGTCGTTTAACAGGAACTTCTTTGAAATACCAAAGAAAAGTATCTGTAGCGGTAAAAAGAGCACGTCATTTAGCATTAATGCCATATGTGGCTGATTTATTAAAATAA
- the rpsF gene encoding 30S ribosomal protein S6 — MNHYETVFILNPVLSEQQVKETVSKFEDFLTSKGAEMVAKEDWGLKKLAYEIQHKKSGFYHLFEFKVAGDILVAFETEFRRDERVMRFLTVSLDKHAVAWAERRRAKLKSTKA; from the coding sequence ATGAATCATTATGAAACTGTTTTCATCTTGAATCCCGTTTTATCTGAGCAGCAGGTAAAGGAAACAGTAAGCAAATTTGAAGATTTTCTTACTTCTAAAGGAGCAGAGATGGTAGCGAAAGAGGATTGGGGCTTAAAAAAATTAGCTTACGAAATCCAACACAAGAAAAGTGGTTTTTATCACCTATTCGAATTCAAAGTAGCTGGAGATATCTTAGTTGCATTTGAAACTGAATTCCGTCGTGACGAAAGAGTAATGCGCTTTTTAACTGTAAGTTTAGATAAACATGCAGTAGCGTGGGCTGAAAGAAGAAGAGCAAAATTAAAATCTACAAAAGCTTAA
- a CDS encoding LytR/AlgR family response regulator transcription factor: MKINCIVVDDSSIQRLTITKLVSENPNLSLVGEFSNAIEAKNCITNKNVDLVFLDIEMPVINGFDLLDGLKAKPQVIFITSKTEYAVKAFDYAATDYLHKPITRERFNVAVKKAMNFVLLGKENSDEESPFIFIKSNLKKLKIYISRIKWIEAYGDYVKVITDEDNHLVLSTMKAFESELPNDKFIRVHKSFIVNIDKIDKFNSKFAEIGTNKIPLSRNKKEDLVKAIENT; encoded by the coding sequence ATGAAGATAAACTGTATAGTAGTTGATGATAGTAGTATTCAGCGTTTAACCATAACCAAACTTGTATCCGAAAACCCAAATCTCTCTCTTGTCGGCGAATTTTCCAATGCTATTGAAGCTAAGAATTGTATTACCAACAAAAACGTGGATCTGGTTTTCCTGGATATTGAGATGCCGGTTATTAACGGTTTCGATTTACTCGACGGACTGAAGGCAAAACCACAGGTGATTTTCATTACATCGAAAACAGAATACGCCGTTAAAGCATTTGATTATGCCGCGACAGACTATTTACACAAACCCATTACACGGGAGCGCTTTAATGTTGCTGTTAAAAAAGCGATGAATTTTGTCTTACTCGGAAAAGAGAATTCCGATGAAGAAAGTCCGTTTATTTTTATTAAGAGCAATCTTAAAAAACTAAAAATCTATATTTCAAGAATCAAATGGATTGAAGCTTACGGTGATTATGTAAAAGTAATTACTGATGAAGACAATCATTTGGTATTATCGACGATGAAAGCGTTTGAAAGCGAACTTCCGAACGACAAATTTATTCGGGTTCACAAATCCTTTATTGTAAACATTGATAAAATCGACAAATTCAACAGTAAATTTGCTGAAATCGGCACTAATAAAATCCCTTTAAGCCGGAACAAAAAGGAGGATCTGGTAAAAGCAATCGAAAACACCTAA
- the priA gene encoding replication restart helicase PriA gives MSYFVEVVLPLALDKTFTYQVSEAEYTFLKKGMRVAVPFGKNKIYTALAIDLHQNEPLLYQAKEIHQILDEVPVVNEYQIEHWKWVADYYMCAIGDVFKMALPSGFLLESETIIASPQDADVNSKALEDDEFLIWEALQQQSSLKVEDIMAILGKKNVFPVLNRMLSKNVLTLQEEVVEKYKPKQTRYIRLQSEFLQQEQLSELMELLSRAPKQKELVLHYFQLQAVEKKPVSVKKLIDASGSTSAVVKSLIDKGIFEAYFLTEDRVRFEKAEDAGFELSGAQQKALDEIGESFTKQTVSLLHGVTASGKTEVYIKLIEQYIAEGKQVLYLLPEIALTVQLVSRLTAYFGNQVAVYHSKYTNNERIEVWQQVLHSSEKAKIVIGARSALFLPFSNLGLIVIDEEHEQTFKQFDPAPRYHARDAAIVLAAAHRSKVLLGSATPSLETYYNVQSGKYGLVNLTERYGKVLLPEIFLVDLKDKYKRKRMKGHFSDTLIEAISESLALNEQVILFQNRRGYSPFVECMTCGHVPQCPSCDVSLTYYKFKNQLRCHYCGYSIANPTHCHACQSVDLSTKGFGTEQIEMELRELFPEKNIGRMDQDTTRGKFGYEKIIDAFREQEIDILVGTQMLAKGLHFDNVTLVGIMNADNMLNQPDFRSHERAYQMMMQVAGRAGRSEKKGKVMIQTYNPYHNIIRQVTENDYMGMYKEQVYERHNFKYPPFYRLIKLTLKHRDFDKLKEGAMWMYNVLTQSLQIPVLGPEEPAISRIRNEYIRTILIKIPQKNHLGNTKKTIRKIANSFEAIPQYRAIKMMVNVDNY, from the coding sequence ATGTCATATTTTGTAGAAGTTGTCTTACCGTTAGCGCTGGATAAAACCTTTACGTATCAGGTTTCAGAAGCCGAATATACATTCCTTAAAAAAGGAATGCGTGTGGCGGTGCCTTTTGGTAAAAATAAAATTTACACGGCGCTGGCAATTGATTTGCATCAGAATGAACCGCTTTTGTATCAGGCAAAGGAAATTCATCAGATATTAGATGAGGTTCCGGTTGTAAATGAGTACCAGATTGAACATTGGAAATGGGTTGCCGATTATTATATGTGTGCGATCGGAGATGTATTTAAAATGGCACTTCCGTCCGGTTTTTTACTGGAAAGTGAAACGATCATTGCTTCTCCGCAGGATGCTGATGTGAATAGTAAAGCGTTGGAAGATGATGAATTTTTGATCTGGGAGGCGTTGCAGCAACAATCGTCTTTAAAGGTGGAAGATATAATGGCAATTCTGGGGAAAAAGAACGTTTTTCCGGTTTTAAACAGAATGCTTTCTAAAAATGTATTGACATTACAGGAAGAAGTTGTCGAGAAATACAAACCGAAGCAAACGCGTTATATTCGTTTGCAATCGGAGTTTTTGCAACAGGAGCAATTGTCTGAATTAATGGAATTGTTATCCCGTGCTCCTAAGCAAAAGGAATTGGTGTTGCACTATTTTCAATTGCAGGCGGTCGAAAAGAAACCGGTTTCAGTTAAAAAATTAATCGACGCTTCCGGTTCGACAAGTGCTGTCGTTAAATCGTTAATCGATAAAGGGATATTTGAAGCGTATTTTCTGACGGAAGACAGGGTGCGTTTTGAAAAAGCGGAGGATGCCGGCTTTGAATTAAGCGGAGCACAACAAAAAGCCTTGGATGAAATCGGGGAAAGCTTTACTAAACAAACGGTTTCGTTATTACACGGTGTTACGGCTTCCGGAAAAACGGAAGTATACATTAAGTTAATCGAACAATATATCGCGGAAGGCAAACAGGTCTTGTATCTTTTGCCGGAAATTGCACTAACGGTACAGTTGGTTAGTCGGCTAACGGCTTATTTCGGAAACCAGGTAGCGGTTTATCATTCGAAATATACCAATAATGAAAGGATAGAGGTTTGGCAACAGGTATTGCATAGCTCGGAAAAGGCTAAAATTGTAATCGGAGCACGTTCGGCTTTGTTTTTACCGTTTTCCAATCTGGGACTTATTGTGATTGATGAAGAGCACGAGCAAACCTTTAAGCAGTTTGATCCGGCACCGCGTTATCATGCAAGAGATGCGGCTATCGTTCTGGCAGCAGCACATCGGTCTAAAGTGCTTTTGGGATCCGCAACGCCAAGTCTGGAAACCTATTATAATGTACAATCCGGAAAATACGGATTGGTAAATCTGACGGAGCGCTACGGAAAAGTATTGCTGCCGGAAATCTTTTTAGTGGATTTAAAAGATAAGTATAAAAGGAAACGAATGAAAGGGCATTTCAGTGATACGCTGATTGAGGCTATTTCAGAATCATTGGCGTTAAACGAGCAAGTAATTTTGTTTCAAAACAGAAGAGGATATTCCCCTTTTGTAGAATGTATGACATGCGGACATGTACCGCAATGTCCGAGTTGTGATGTAAGTCTTACCTATTATAAGTTTAAAAATCAGCTACGATGCCATTATTGTGGTTATTCCATTGCGAATCCTACGCATTGTCACGCCTGTCAGTCGGTAGATTTGTCGACAAAAGGATTCGGTACGGAGCAGATAGAAATGGAATTACGGGAACTGTTTCCGGAAAAGAATATCGGGCGAATGGATCAGGATACAACGCGAGGTAAGTTTGGTTATGAAAAAATAATCGATGCTTTTCGGGAGCAGGAAATCGATATTTTGGTTGGAACGCAAATGCTGGCTAAAGGATTGCATTTTGATAATGTGACATTAGTTGGAATTATGAATGCCGACAATATGTTGAATCAACCGGATTTTCGTTCGCATGAAAGAGCGTATCAAATGATGATGCAGGTAGCGGGAAGAGCCGGGCGAAGCGAGAAAAAAGGAAAAGTGATGATTCAGACGTATAATCCGTATCATAATATAATTCGTCAGGTTACCGAAAATGATTATATGGGGATGTATAAAGAACAGGTGTATGAACGGCACAATTTTAAATATCCGCCTTTTTACCGATTGATAAAACTGACTTTAAAGCACCGGGACTTCGATAAACTGAAAGAAGGGGCAATGTGGATGTATAATGTATTGACACAATCGTTACAAATTCCGGTATTAGGACCGGAAGAACCGGCAATAAGCAGGATCCGGAATGAATACATCCGGACCATACTGATTAAGATTCCGCAGAAAAACCATTTGGGAAATACTAAAAAAACAATTCGAAAAATAGCGAATAGTTTTGAAGCGATTCCACAATACCGGGCAATAAAAATGATGGTTAATGTCGATAACTATTAG
- a CDS encoding DUF2147 domain-containing protein, translating to MKKQLLTVFFVAFLGLFTTQAQSVVGKWKTVDDETGEAKSIVEITESGGKIYGKVVEILNPAKKNAKCKDCTGEDKDKPILGLTIIKGLKKSGDEYTDGKILDPNKGKLYKCTVKLDGSDKLNVRGYVGISLIGRTQTWSRVK from the coding sequence ATGAAAAAACAACTTTTGACGGTATTCTTTGTTGCATTTTTAGGACTGTTTACAACTCAGGCACAAAGTGTGGTAGGGAAATGGAAAACGGTTGACGATGAAACCGGTGAAGCCAAATCAATTGTGGAAATTACAGAATCCGGAGGAAAAATTTACGGGAAAGTGGTTGAGATTTTAAATCCGGCCAAAAAGAATGCGAAATGTAAAGATTGTACCGGAGAAGATAAAGATAAACCGATTTTAGGATTAACAATTATCAAAGGATTGAAAAAATCCGGGGATGAATATACAGATGGTAAAATCCTGGATCCGAATAAAGGAAAATTATATAAATGTACCGTTAAATTGGACGGTAGCGATAAATTAAATGTTAGAGGTTATGTAGGAATTTCGTTAATCGGAAGAACACAAACCTGGTCAAGAGTAAAATAA